One part of the Glycine soja cultivar W05 chromosome 11, ASM419377v2, whole genome shotgun sequence genome encodes these proteins:
- the LOC114374393 gene encoding protein IQ-DOMAIN 1-like: MGASGRWFKSLLPFRKTSTDQEKGGDNKSKKKWKLWRASSEGSMKNVGGGGAAAASDSSLTYAVAVMVPKDFKLIKQEWAAIRIQAVFRAFLARRALRALRAVVRLQAIFRGRLVRKQAAVTLRCMQALVRVQARVRARNVRNSPEGKAVQKLLDEHHNHADPFNLIEQGWCDIPGTMDEVKAKLRMRQEGAIKRDRAMAYSLSTQSRLCASPNPKATKALTPVKHNNPSNKSLGYSLLERWMEAKPWESPISRKSEDLVPAFQSRRNGMTTRISVKPIITSQSTSSSSAMSSEYMCDDNSPVSTSYTSGSLSLPSTNTVLVEATEERDVHQPSYMNLTESTKAKLKACRSSSQNSKRLVMEDTVSHNHSTTTGLMNGDTRSSFDSDPSVNLWKDSCATPLRASYQKRQIRI; encoded by the exons TCAGAAGGGTCCATGAAGaatgttggtggtggtggtgctgcTGCTGCATCTGATTCTTCCCTTACTTATGCGGTGGCTGTGATGGTTCCCAAAGATTTCAAGCTCATCAAGCAGGAATGGGCTGCCATCCGCATTCAGGCGGTGTTTCGAGCCTTCTTG GCTAGACGAGCTTTGAGGGCCTTGAGGGCAGTAGTAAGGCTACAAGCTATTTTTAGAGGCCGGCTAGTCAGGAAGCAAGCAGCTGTTACTCTGAGGTGCATGCAGGCTCTTGTTCGAGTTCAAGCACGTGTGAGGGCAAGGAATGTGAGGAATTCTCCTGAAGGGAAAGCTGTGCAGAAATTACTGGATGAGCATCACAACCACGCTGATCCTTTTAATCTAATTGAG CAAGGATGGTGTGACATTCCTGGAACTATGGATGAAGTTAAAGCAAAGCTACGAATGAGGCAAGAAGGAGCCATCAAGAGGGATAGAGCAATGGCATACTCTCTCTCCACTCAG TCAAGACTGTGTGCTAGTCCAAACCCAAAAGCCACTAAGGCATTGACTCCTGTCAAGCATAACAACCCAAGCAACAAGAGCTTAGGATATAGCTTGTTGGAACGCTGGATGGAGGCCAAGCCATGGGAGAGTCCAATCTCTAGGAAGAGTGAAGACCTTGTTCCTGCTTTTCAATCAAGAAGGAATGGTATGACAACTAGGATTTCAGTTAAGCCTATTATAACCAGTCAATCGACTTCATCATCTTCGGCCATGAGCTCTGAGTACATGTGTGATGATAATAGCCCTGTGTCAACATCTTATACCTCTGGATCTCTATCCTTGCCATCCACCAACACTGTTTTGGTGGAAGCAACAGAGGAAAGAGATGTTCATCAGCCAAGCTACATGAATTTGACAGAATCAACTAAGGCTAAACTTAAAGCCTGCAGGAGTTCTTCACAGAATTCAAAGAGACTTGTAATGGAGGACACAGTGTCTCACAATCACAGCACAACAACAGGCCTTATGAATGGAGATACTAGAAGCAGTTTTGATTCTGATCCTTCAGTTAACTTGTGGAAGGATTCTTGTGCGACACCTCTAAGGGCAAGTTATCAAAAACGACAAATTAGGATATGA